The sequence GGGGCTTTGAGGGTGCGTCGGGGTACGGCAGGAACGATCGCGGTGGTGTCCGCACTGGGCATGACGGCGGTTCTCGGCGGCTGCGGGAGCACGGGCTCCTCGGAGGTCACGCTCAGACTCGTCGCCGCCGACTACGGCGACTCCGCTGGGCACAGCTCCAAGAAGTACTGGGACGGCCTGGTCAAGGACTACGAGGCGAAGCACCCCGACGTGCAGGTCGAGGTCAGCGTCTACTCCTGGAACGACGTCGACCGCAAGGTCAAGGAGATGGTCGACGCCGGGCACGCCCCCGACCTCGCCCAGATCGGCGCCTACGCCGACTACGCAGCCGCCGGCAAGCTCTACCCGGCCTCGGAGCTGCTCTCCATCCGCACCCAGGCCAACTTCCTCTCCCAGCTCTCCGACGCCGGCCAGTGGAAGTACACGCAGTACGGCATCCCGTTCGCCGCCTCCACCCGCGTGCTCTTCTACAACAAGACCCTGTTCGCCAAGGCCGGCATCACCCCGCCCGGCACCTGGGCCGAGCTGGCCGCCGACGCCGCGGCGCTGGAGAGCAAGGGCGTGAAGTACCCCTTCGCACTGCCGCTCGGCCCGGAGGAGGCCCAGGCCGAGACCATGCAGTGGCTGCTCGCCGGCGGCAACGGCGGCAGCGGCTACACCGACGACATCGGCACCTACACGATCGACTCCGCCACCAACGTCTCCACCTTCACCTGGCTCAAGGACGAGCTGGTCGACAAGGGGCTCACCGGCCCCGTCGCCCCCGGCAGGCTCAACCGCGCCGACGCCTTCGCCGCCTTCGCCGACGGCAAGGTCGGCATGCTCAACGGCCACCCGACGCTGATCCAGCAGGCCGCCAAGAAGGGTGTGAAGTTCGGCACCGTGCCGATGCCGGGCCGCACCGGCAAGGCCAGGGCCTCCATGGGCGTCGCCGACTGGATGATGGCCTTCAAGCAGAACGGGCACCGCGACCAGATCGGCGACTTCCTCGACTTCGTCTACTCCGACAAGAACGTCCTGGACTTCTCCCGCACCTACGGCCTGCTGCCCGTCACCAGCTCCGCGTCCAACGCCATGAGCGCCTCGGACCGGCCCGGCGACAAGGTCCTGCGGCCCTTCCTGGAAGAGCTGCCCAGCACCGAGCTGTACCCGGTCGGCAAGACCTCCTGGGCGGCGGTCAGCGCGGCCGTGAAGCAGAACATCGGCCAGGCCGTCGCGCCGAACGGCAGCCCCTCCGGCGTGCTGACCCGGCTCCAGTCGACGGCCACGGCGGCCGACAGCAGCACCGCGAACTGAGCGCGCCGCCCCGGCCGGCCGCTACCGTGGCCGGCATGGAACTGGGCAGCCGCGAACGAGCCATCCTGGCGCTGGAGCGCCGGGCCTTTGCCGGGCCCGGCGCGAAGGAGCGCGCCATCCGCGAGGAACTGGACCTGTCCCCGGTCCGCTACTACCAGCTCCTCAACGCCCTCTTGGACGACGAGCGCGCCCTCGCCCACGACCCGGTCACGGTCAACCGCCTGCGCCGCGTCCGGCAGGCGCGCCGCGCGGAGCGCTGACCTCCTGCTCCGGCCGAGGCGTGAGCCCGGCCCGCGCCGGATACTGTCCCGGTATGGACCCTCTGCCCCTTCCGCAGACCCGGACCGGCCGTGACGGACTCGCCGCGCTGCTCGCGCGGCCGCGCACCGCGCTGATCGGCCTGGACTTCGACGGCACCCTGGCCCCCATCGTCGCCGACCCCGAGCAGGCCCGCGCCCACCCCGACGCCGTGCCCGCGCTGGCCGCCCTCGCGCCCGGGATCGCCTCCGTGGCCGTGATCACCGGCCGGCCGCCCGAGGTCGCCGTCCGCTACGGCGGCTTCGCCGGCGTCCCCGGCCTGGAACACCTCACCGTCCTCGGCCACTACGGCGCCGAACGCTGGGACGCGGCCACCGGCACCGTCACCGCGCCGCCGCCGCATCCCGGCGTGGCCGCCGCCCGCGCCGAACTGCCCGGCCTGCTGGAGCGGGCCGGCGCCGGCGACGGCGTCCGGATCGAGGAGAAGGGCCGGGCGCTCGCGGTGCACACCCGCCGCGCCGCCGACCCGCAGGCCGCCTTCGACTCCCTGCGCGCCCCTCTCGCCGACCTCGCCGGCCGCCACGGACTGATCGTCGAACCCGGCCGCATGGTGCTGGAGCTGCGCCCGCCCGGCATGGACAAGGGCGTGGCCCTCCTGGACCACGCCCGTGCCGTCGGCGCCGGCTGCGTCGTCTACGCCGGCGACGACCTCGGCGACCTGCCCGCCTTCACCGCGGTCGACAAGCTCCGCGCCGACGGCGTCCCCGGCCTGCTGATCTGCAGCGGCAGCACGGAGGTCACCGAACTGGCGGAACGCGCCGACCTGGTCGTGGACGGCCCCGAAGGAGTCGTCGCACTGCTGCGGAGCCTCGCCGCTCAGCTCGGCTGAGCGGTCAGGGCCTGAAGCTGGTCCAGGAACCAGCGGGCGGGCGGCAGCGCGGTCGCGGCGGCGGACAGCCGCTTGGACCGGGCCGCCCGCTCCTCCGCCGGCAGGGACAGCGCCTCGTGCAGCGCCCGCGCCGTGCCCGTGATGTCGTACGGGTTCACCGTGAACGCGTCCTCGCCCAGCTCCTCGTGCGCCCCGGCCTCCCGGGACAGCACCAGCGCGCAGCCCTCGTCCGAGACGACCGGGACCTCCTTGGCGACCAGGTTCATGCCGTCCCGGATGGGATTCACCAGCGCCACGTCGGCCATCCGGTAGGCGGCCAGGGAGCGCGCGAAGTCGTCCTTCACGTGCAGCACCACCGGCGTCCAGCCCGCCGTGCCGTACCGCTCGTTGATCCGGTCCGCCACCCGCCGCACCTCGGCGGTGTAGTCGCGGTACACGGCGAGGTCCTGGCGGGAGGGGTAGGCGAACGCCACGTGGACGACCTTCTCCCGCCACTCCGGGTGATCGGTCAGCAGTTCCTCGTACGCCAGCAGCCCGCGCACGATGTTCTTGGACAGCTCGGTGCGGTCCACCCGGACGATCGTCCTGCGGCCCGGGCCGACCTCCTCGCGCAGCGCCGCCATCCGTTCGGCCACGTCCTCACGGTGCGCCCGCTCACGCAGGAAGTCCGCGTCCGCGCCCAGCCCGTGCACCCCGATCAGCGTGCCGGAGGGGATGCCGGGCCCCAGCACCTGACGGCAGCAGGCCGTGAAGGCGTCCGCCCAGCGCCGGGTCAGGAACCCGGCCCGGTCCGCGCCCAGGATGCCGCCGAGCAGCTCGGCCGCGATGTCGTCGGGCAGCAGCCGGAAGTAGTCCGGCGGGGCCCACGGGGTGTGCGAGAAGTGGCCGATGCGCAGGTCGGGCCGGAGCCGGCGGAGCATCCGGGGGGCCAGCGCCAGGTGGTAGTCCTGGATCAGCACCGCCGCGCCCTCGGCCGCCTCCTCGGCCAGCGCCTCGGCGAACGCCCGGTTGTACGCCTGGTACGACGCCCACTGCCGGCGGAACTCCGCGTCGAACACCGGCTCCAGCGGGGTCTGGTACAGCAGGTGGTGGACGAACCAGAGGACCGAGTTGGCGATGCCGTTGTACGCCTCGGCGTGCACGGACGCGTCGATGTCGAGCATCCGGACCCGCTGACCGCCGGTGTCCGCGGCCGGCAGCAGCCCGCCGTCCGCGCGCCGCACGGCCGCCCGGTCGCCGTCGCCCAGCGCGGCGCACACCCACACCGAGCCCGCGTCCGAGCCGATGGCGGACAGCCCCGAGACCAGCCCGCCGCCGCCCCGCCGGGCGTCGAGCGAGCCGTCCTCGCGGAGCTGATAGGAGACCGGGCCGCGGTTCGAGGCGACCAGTACCCGAGCTTGTTCGGCAGTGCGCGTGGAAGCCATACGCCTCAACCTAGCCCGGCCCGTAAACCCTCAAACGTGCGATCCACCTGCGAAGTCGGTCGTATACGGACCGTTCACGCCACCTTCCGGTCGGCGTACTCCGCGATCTCCACCATGGGCGGGCGCTCCTCGGTGTCCACCGAGTAGGTCCGCGGCTCGAAGCCGTCCTCGCCCCGCTCGAACTGGGTCAGCGCGGGCCGCACCAGATGGCCCCGGGCCAGCCGGAGCTGGGCCGTGCGGTAGATCGCGGCGGCCATCCGGCCGAGGGCCTGGCCGTCCTGGTGGCGGTGCTTGCGCACGCCGACGTCGACCTGGGCCAGCGCGTCCAGGCCGGCCAGGTGCAGCGCGTCCACCAGCATGCCCAGCTCCACGCCGTAACCCACCGGGAACGGCAGCTGCTCCAGCAGCGAGCGGCGGGCCGCGTACTCGCCGCCGAGCGGCTGCACGAAACCGGCCAGCTGCGGCCAGTGCATGTTCAACAGCGGCCGGGCCATCAGCTCGGTGACCCGGCCGCCCTGACCGGCCGACCCGGCGAGCGGCCGGTCGTACATCGCCTTGACCAGGTCCACCTCCGGGTCGGTGAGCAGCGGCCCGACGATCCCGAGGACGAAGTCGGAGGAGAACTCCTTGAGGTCGGCGTCGACGAAGCAGACGATGTCCCCGCCGGTCACCAGCAGCGAGCGCCACAGCACCTCGCCCTTGCCGGGGACGGCCGGGAGCCGGGGCAGGATCTCGTCACGGTGCACGACCCGGGCGCCGGCCCGCGCGGCGACCTCGGAGGTGCGGTCGGTGGAGCCGGAGTCGACGACCACGATCTCGTCGACGAGCGGAATCTGCTCCACGAGGTCGTGGCGGATGACGGCGACGATGTCGCCGACCGTCTCCTCCTCGTTGAGGGCGGGCAGCACGACGCTGATCGTCTGGCCCGTGCGCTGCTTGGCGGCCAGCACCCGGTGCGGCGGGCGGTCGGCCACGGACCAGGAGCGGCGGCTCAGCCAGCGCTCGACTTCTTCCAGCACGGTCGGCGGCTCCTCACTGTCACGACCACACGTCACCGTGTGATGCATCTCGCGGTTCGGACGACTATCTCAACTGTCCTGGCCTTCGGTTACAGTCTTGAACAACGCCGATGACCATCGCATGTCGGGGGGTCAAGCGGCGTTGACAACCACATACAGCTCATCCAGAGGGGCAGAGGGACACGGCCCGATGAAGCCCCGGCAACCCTCCAGCCGATTCTCGTCTTCTTCCGAGCGAGGCTCCCGGCTAGGGAAGGTGCCAAATCCGTCTCACGGCGAGATGCGTCGTGAGGAAGATGAGGAGAAAGGGCCTCGCCTCACATGGCTGTGCAGACAGTTGCCACCCCCAGCGACTCCACCGTGGACCTCGGTCCCGCCTCGGCCCTCAGCTGTCGCGAGTGCGGCCACCGGGTGCCGCTCGGACCGGTCTTCGCCTGCGAGGAGTGCTTCGGCCCGCTGGAGATCGCTTACGACTTCTCCGCCTACGACACCGAGGAACTGCGCCGGCGCATCGAGGCCGGCCCCGCCAGCATCTGGCGCTACGCCCCGCTCCTGCCGGTCCCGGCCGACGTCGCGGAGAAGCCCAATCTCAACCCCGGCTGGACCAAGCTGGTCAAGGCCGACAACCTCGCCGGCGAACTGGGCGTGACCGGCGGCCTGTACGTCAAGGACGACTCCGGCAACCCGACCCACTCCTTCAAGGACCGGGTCGTCGCCCAGGCCCTGGAGGCCGCCCGCGCCTTCGGCTTCACCACGCTGTCCTGCTCCTCCACCGGCAACCTCGCCGGCGCCGTCGGCGCCGCCGCCGCCCGGGCCGGCCTGCGCTCCTGCGTGTTCATCCCGCACGACCTGGAACAGGGCAAGATCGTCATGGCCGCGGTCTACGGCGGCGAACTCGTCGGCATCGAGGGCAACTACGACGACGTGAACCGCTTCTGCTCCGAGCTGATCGGCGACTCGGCCGGCGAGGGCTGGGGCTTCGTCAACGTCAACCTGCGGCCGTACTACGCCGAGGGCTCCAAGACCCTGGCGTACGAGATCTGCGAGCAGCTCGGCTGGCGGCTGCCCGACCAGATCGTCGTCCCGATCGCCTCCGGCTCCCAGCTCACGAAGATCGACAAGGGACTCCAGGAGCTGATCAGGCTGGGTCTGGTCGAGGACCGGCCGTACAAGATCTTCGGTGCCCAGGCCGAGGGCTGCTCCCCGGTCTCCACCGCCTTCAAGGCCGGCCACGACGTCGTCCGGCCGCAGAAGCCGGACACCATCGCCAAGTCCCTGGCGATCGGCAACCCGGCCGACGGCCCGTACGTGCTGGACGTGGCCCGCCGCACCGGCGGTGCCGTGGAGGACGTCACGGACGAGGAGATCGTCGACGCCATCCGGCTGCTGGCCCGCACCGAGGGCATCTTCGCGGAGACGGCGGGCGGGGTGACCGTCGGCGTGACCCGCAAGCTGCTCGAGGCGGGGCTGCTGGACCCGGCGAAGACCACGGTCGTCCTCAACACCGGTGACGGCCTGAAGACCCTGGACGCGGTGGCCGGGACCGGCCTGACCGCCACCATCCGCCCGACCCTGGACTCCTTCCGAGAGGCTGGCCTCGCATGAGCGTGACCGTTCGCATCCCCACCATCCTGCGCACCTACACCGGCGGCCGGGCCGAGGTCCCGGCCGAGGGCGCCACGCTCGGCGAGGTCATCGCGGACCTGGAGAAGAACCACACCGGGATCGCCGCCCGCGTCCTGGACGACCAGGGCAAGCTGCGCCGGTTCGTCAACGTGTACGTCAACGACGACGACGTGCGCTTCGAGCAGGGCCTGGAGACGGCGACCCCCGATGGCGCCGGCGTGTCGATCATTCCCGCGGTCGCCGGCGGCTGATCCTTTCCGACGGCGCGGCCGGTCACCGACCGTCCACTCGATTGCCCCCTCCGTAAGAGAAACGGAGGGGGCAATTCTGCGTGATTGAACGCGGTAGAGTTGGGGAACACGGTCGCGGCCCGATGGTCGCGAGCCCTGGATTCATGCCGCGCGCCCGATAAGAAGTAGCCAAGTTGTGCGGGTTCTGCGCGGCTTTTGTGGCTTTTATGGGGCCCGACTTGCCCTGGAGTCGGGTGAATTCTCGCCATATTCCGGACCCCGCACGTCCAGAATTCTCGTCCGATTGACCTGTTGCAGACGGCAGTTGGACAGATACATTCAGCCGCGGTCGACGCGTTCCGGCGCACGCCCCCGACCAGTTGGGGGGTGAGGTCTGACCCGGGTCCGCGAAGTGTGGATCTGTGCAAGGGCCAGTAATAGGGGAGTTAGGCATGGCTCAGGGCACCGTCAAGTGGTTCAACGCGGAGAAGGGGTACGGCTTCATCGCGGTCGACGGTGGTGCGGACGTCTTCGTCCACTACAGCGCGATTCAGATGGACGGCTACCGCACCCTGGAAGAGGGCCAGCGGGTCGAGTTCGAGATCTCGCAGGGCCAGAAGGGTCCGCAGGCCGACATGGTTCGCGTCACCGCCTGAATGTTTTCGCGTGAAGGGCCCGCACCTCACAGAGGGTGCGGGCCCTTCGCCGTGCCCCCGGCCGCGCCCCGGTTCCGGTGTTCGCGGGCGGCTGACGGGCGCCGTCCACCCGGCCGGGCGCTTGCACTCGACCATGCCGAGTGCTAATCATTGCGTTAGCACTCTGAAGGTGAGAGTGACAGCGAAGGACCGGGTCGGTGAGGCCCGCAGGCCGGGTGGGGCAAGGAACCACGAGGCCGGCGAGCCGTCCGTCGCGGGCGCGGGCGCGGTCCGAAGGAATCACCCCCAGTCCTGGAGGGACCACTTCACATGGCCAAGATCATCGCGTTCGACGAGGAGGCGCGGCGCGGCCTCGAGCGCGGCATGAACCAGCTCGCGGACGCCGTGAAGGTGACGCTCGGCCCCAAGGGCCGCAACGTCGTCCTCGAGAAGAAGTGGGGCGCGCCCACGATCACCAACGACGGTGTCTCCATCGCCAAGGAGATCGAGCTCGAGGACCCGTACGAGAAGATCGGCGCCGAGCTGGTCAAGGAAGTCGCCAAGAAGACGGACGACGTCGCCGGCGACGGTACGACCACCGCGACCGTGCTGGCCCAGGCCCTGGTCAAGGAGGGTCTGCGCAACGTCGCCGCCGGTGCCAACCCGATGGCTCTCAAGCGCGGTATCGAGAAGGCCGTCGAGGCCGTCTCCGCCGCCCTGCTGGAGCAGGCGAAGGACGTCGAGACCAAGGAGCAGATCGCCTCCACCGCGTCCATCTCCGCCGCCGACACCCAGATCGGCGAGCTGATCGCCGAGGCCATGGACAAGGTCGGCAAGGAAGGCGTCATCACCGTCGAGGAGTCCAACACCTTCGGTCTCGAGCTGGAGCTCACCGAGGGTATGCGCTTCGACAAGGGCTACATCTCCGCCTACTTCGCGACCGACATGGAGCGCATGGAGGCGGTTCTCGAGGACCCGTACATCCTCATCGCCAACTCCAAGATCTCCGCGGTCAAGGACCTGCTCCCGCTGCTGGAGAAGGTCATGCAGTCGGGCAAGCCGCTGCTGATCATCGCCGAGGACGTCGAGGGCGAGGCCCTGTCGACCCTGGTCGTCAACAAGATCCGCGGCACCTTCAAGTCCGTCGCCGTCAAGGCCCCGGGCTTCGGCGACCGCCGCAAGGCCATGCTCGGCGACATCGCCATCCTCACGGGCGGCGAGGTCATCTCCGAGGAGGTCGGCCTCAAGCTGGAGAACGCGACCCTGGACCTCCTGGGCCGCGCCCGCAAGGTCGTCATCACCAAGGACGAGACCACCATCGTCGACGGTGCCGGCTCCTCGGAGCAGGTCAACGGCCGGGTCAACCAGATCCGCGCCGAGATCGAGAACAGCGACTCCGACTACGACCGCGAGAAGCTCCAGGAGCGCCTGGCCAAGCTCGCGGGCGGCGTGGCCGTCATCAAGGCCGGTGCTGCCACCGAGGTGGAGCTCAAGGAGCGCAAGCACCGCATCGAGGACGCCGTCCGCAACGCGAAGGCCGCCGTCGAGGAGGGCATCGTCGCCGGTGGTGGTGTGGCCCTGCTGCAGGCCTCCCAGGTCTTCGAGAAGCTGGAGCTCGAGGGTGACGAGGCGACCGGCGCCAACGCCGTGCG comes from Streptomyces sp. SCL15-4 and encodes:
- a CDS encoding extracellular solute-binding protein → MVSALGMTAVLGGCGSTGSSEVTLRLVAADYGDSAGHSSKKYWDGLVKDYEAKHPDVQVEVSVYSWNDVDRKVKEMVDAGHAPDLAQIGAYADYAAAGKLYPASELLSIRTQANFLSQLSDAGQWKYTQYGIPFAASTRVLFYNKTLFAKAGITPPGTWAELAADAAALESKGVKYPFALPLGPEEAQAETMQWLLAGGNGGSGYTDDIGTYTIDSATNVSTFTWLKDELVDKGLTGPVAPGRLNRADAFAAFADGKVGMLNGHPTLIQQAAKKGVKFGTVPMPGRTGKARASMGVADWMMAFKQNGHRDQIGDFLDFVYSDKNVLDFSRTYGLLPVTSSASNAMSASDRPGDKVLRPFLEELPSTELYPVGKTSWAAVSAAVKQNIGQAVAPNGSPSGVLTRLQSTATAADSSTAN
- the groL gene encoding chaperonin GroEL (60 kDa chaperone family; promotes refolding of misfolded polypeptides especially under stressful conditions; forms two stacked rings of heptamers to form a barrel-shaped 14mer; ends can be capped by GroES; misfolded proteins enter the barrel where they are refolded when GroES binds), encoding MAKIIAFDEEARRGLERGMNQLADAVKVTLGPKGRNVVLEKKWGAPTITNDGVSIAKEIELEDPYEKIGAELVKEVAKKTDDVAGDGTTTATVLAQALVKEGLRNVAAGANPMALKRGIEKAVEAVSAALLEQAKDVETKEQIASTASISAADTQIGELIAEAMDKVGKEGVITVEESNTFGLELELTEGMRFDKGYISAYFATDMERMEAVLEDPYILIANSKISAVKDLLPLLEKVMQSGKPLLIIAEDVEGEALSTLVVNKIRGTFKSVAVKAPGFGDRRKAMLGDIAILTGGEVISEEVGLKLENATLDLLGRARKVVITKDETTIVDGAGSSEQVNGRVNQIRAEIENSDSDYDREKLQERLAKLAGGVAVIKAGAATEVELKERKHRIEDAVRNAKAAVEEGIVAGGGVALLQASQVFEKLELEGDEATGANAVRIALEAPLKQIAVNAGLEGGVVVEKVRNLTPGHGLNAATGEYVDLVAEGIIDPAKVTRSALQNAASIAALFLTTEAVIADKPEKAAAPAGGGMPGGDMDF
- a CDS encoding glucosyl-3-phosphoglycerate synthase, with protein sequence MLEEVERWLSRRSWSVADRPPHRVLAAKQRTGQTISVVLPALNEEETVGDIVAVIRHDLVEQIPLVDEIVVVDSGSTDRTSEVAARAGARVVHRDEILPRLPAVPGKGEVLWRSLLVTGGDIVCFVDADLKEFSSDFVLGIVGPLLTDPEVDLVKAMYDRPLAGSAGQGGRVTELMARPLLNMHWPQLAGFVQPLGGEYAARRSLLEQLPFPVGYGVELGMLVDALHLAGLDALAQVDVGVRKHRHQDGQALGRMAAAIYRTAQLRLARGHLVRPALTQFERGEDGFEPRTYSVDTEERPPMVEIAEYADRKVA
- a CDS encoding DUF3263 domain-containing protein encodes the protein MELGSRERAILALERRAFAGPGAKERAIREELDLSPVRYYQLLNALLDDERALAHDPVTVNRLRRVRQARRAER
- the thrC gene encoding threonine synthase codes for the protein MAVQTVATPSDSTVDLGPASALSCRECGHRVPLGPVFACEECFGPLEIAYDFSAYDTEELRRRIEAGPASIWRYAPLLPVPADVAEKPNLNPGWTKLVKADNLAGELGVTGGLYVKDDSGNPTHSFKDRVVAQALEAARAFGFTTLSCSSTGNLAGAVGAAAARAGLRSCVFIPHDLEQGKIVMAAVYGGELVGIEGNYDDVNRFCSELIGDSAGEGWGFVNVNLRPYYAEGSKTLAYEICEQLGWRLPDQIVVPIASGSQLTKIDKGLQELIRLGLVEDRPYKIFGAQAEGCSPVSTAFKAGHDVVRPQKPDTIAKSLAIGNPADGPYVLDVARRTGGAVEDVTDEEIVDAIRLLARTEGIFAETAGGVTVGVTRKLLEAGLLDPAKTTVVLNTGDGLKTLDAVAGTGLTATIRPTLDSFREAGLA
- a CDS encoding MoaD/ThiS family protein; the protein is MSVTVRIPTILRTYTGGRAEVPAEGATLGEVIADLEKNHTGIAARVLDDQGKLRRFVNVYVNDDDVRFEQGLETATPDGAGVSIIPAVAGG
- a CDS encoding trehalose-6-phosphate synthase, with the translated sequence MASTRTAEQARVLVASNRGPVSYQLREDGSLDARRGGGGLVSGLSAIGSDAGSVWVCAALGDGDRAAVRRADGGLLPAADTGGQRVRMLDIDASVHAEAYNGIANSVLWFVHHLLYQTPLEPVFDAEFRRQWASYQAYNRAFAEALAEEAAEGAAVLIQDYHLALAPRMLRRLRPDLRIGHFSHTPWAPPDYFRLLPDDIAAELLGGILGADRAGFLTRRWADAFTACCRQVLGPGIPSGTLIGVHGLGADADFLRERAHREDVAERMAALREEVGPGRRTIVRVDRTELSKNIVRGLLAYEELLTDHPEWREKVVHVAFAYPSRQDLAVYRDYTAEVRRVADRINERYGTAGWTPVVLHVKDDFARSLAAYRMADVALVNPIRDGMNLVAKEVPVVSDEGCALVLSREAGAHEELGEDAFTVNPYDITGTARALHEALSLPAEERAARSKRLSAAATALPPARWFLDQLQALTAQPS
- the otsB gene encoding trehalose-phosphatase → MDPLPLPQTRTGRDGLAALLARPRTALIGLDFDGTLAPIVADPEQARAHPDAVPALAALAPGIASVAVITGRPPEVAVRYGGFAGVPGLEHLTVLGHYGAERWDAATGTVTAPPPHPGVAAARAELPGLLERAGAGDGVRIEEKGRALAVHTRRAADPQAAFDSLRAPLADLAGRHGLIVEPGRMVLELRPPGMDKGVALLDHARAVGAGCVVYAGDDLGDLPAFTAVDKLRADGVPGLLICSGSTEVTELAERADLVVDGPEGVVALLRSLAAQLG
- a CDS encoding cold-shock protein, with the translated sequence MAQGTVKWFNAEKGYGFIAVDGGADVFVHYSAIQMDGYRTLEEGQRVEFEISQGQKGPQADMVRVTA